A single Lolium perenne isolate Kyuss_39 chromosome 6, Kyuss_2.0, whole genome shotgun sequence DNA region contains:
- the LOC127307613 gene encoding uncharacterized protein isoform X3: MMFTEGLDESAISWIKQGAAAPPATARSPLAERQIPAAAPALYGNRGPCAAAALFSPKSLPPPVRTAHSGLLGRHSSALYSEDDDDEEEESVASWGLTDAYGGNFSDDRTATAEEDSDSSLFRRARDLYGVDDEVTSQLSRRGGGGLVRGHSKENLRVEVRAAAAAFAGKCSRALDTPVDYSAHEQYVDERRFQDFGPPSAPPIAQDGEDHRIFDAVADPRGGFERTGMSSMADILAQDVHELPTRSNVQEDGVQMPYIENNLLAQIPSFTTNVQSAWQSFVAYDACFRLCLNAWAKNCMEAPEFLRDECMVLRSAFGIQKFLLHPRHKNQDDGKHAYDKDETCTMKARKIVKQIEIEVKKIRVVPQRPKLRATSSFRNLYMQAGSEYVRQISKILKSQVTMLTSTSATSLPEEMFTCTLELKSSCKGQQRDSISLQYLKPGIGESQLFYLENQGDTILVEVQDNNRAVIGRAEIQVSSFTDTHEEVTRWWPLYLDDQECVGKIQLCMNLSVSSDSYGSEKMLQGGLAVDTIIYDMVLEAAMRAQNFNSKMLHISGSWKWLLDEFSDYYGVSDAYRKLRYLSYIMNVATPTKDCLELTYELLLPVMKARNDRTLTRQERSLLLDCEDRINVLLAIVFENYKSLDEHSITGLSELFGPISDCAAPALAPAVQIFSVLHDILSSEAQSILRSYLQTAAAKRCRRHMIETDEFMSSNNDSLLTDPMTISAAYLKMKTLCINISLEIQADIKIHNQNILPSSIDLPNIAASLYSTELCKRLKGFLSASPPSRPLQHVAELLIATADFERDLDSWQLRPVHGGVLSRELFHDYIMVWVEDTRLHLLDYCKAEKLAYPAASTTSPFVEQIYEQIKESINEYGVVINRWPQYLMSLESAIADVEREVMKALEKQYMETLMPLRDGIPKILEKHVQRLTRRQSIAPYSVPNQLGTFMNTVKRMLDVLHCRIEDILKSWAAYLTIANGTTVFGEQMNSITVMLRKKYKKYLQAIVEKIVSDTQANRTTRLKRILEETKETEGESEMRERMQALRAQLSDYMHNLHEVFSSRIFVAICRGFWDRLGQIVLRFLESRKENRIWYRGSSYALGILDDVFASEMQKLLGNALQDKDLDPPQSVIDARSILC; encoded by the exons ATGATGTTCACGGAGGGCCTGGACGAGTCGGCGATCAGCTGGATCAAGCAAGGCGCGGCCGCTCCGCCAGCCACCGCGAGGTCCCCGCTCGCGGAGCGCCAGATCCCGGCCGCGGCGCCGGCGCTGTACGGCAACCGGGGcccgtgcgccgccgccgccctcttctCCCCCAAGAGCCTGCCGCCGCCGGTGCGGACCGCCCACTCGGGCCTCCTCGGCCGCCACTCCTCCGCGCTCTActccgaggacgacgacgacgaggaggaggagagcgTCGCGTCCTGGGGGCTCACCGACGCCTACGGCGGCAACTTCTCCGACGACCGCACCGCCACCGCCGAGGAGGACAGCGACTCCAGCCTGTTTAGGAGGGCCAGGGACCTCTACGGCGTCGACGACGAGGTCACGTCGCAGCTCAGCCGCAGGGGCGGGGGCGGGCTCGTGAGGGGCCACTCCAAGGAGAACCTCCGGGTCGAGgtgcgggccgccgccgccgcgtttgCCGGGAAATGCTCCCGTGCTCTGGATACCCCCGTCGACTACAGCGCCCAT GAACAGTACGTCGACGAGCGCAGGTTTCAGGATTTCGGGCCACCCAGTGCGCCCCCAATCGCACAAGATGGGGAGGACCATCGCATTTTCGACGCAGTTG CAGACCCGAGAGGAGGCTTTGAGAGAACTGGGATGTCATCGATGGCAGATATACTGGCTCAAGATGTTCATGAGCTTCCTACCAG ATCAAACGTTCAGGAGGATGGTGTTCAGATGCCGTACATCGAGAACAATTTGCTAGCTCAGATACCAAGCTTCACAACCAA TGTACAAAGCGCATGGCAATCGTTTGTTGCGTACGATGCGTGCTTCCGGCTTTGCCTGAATGCGTGGGCTAAAAACTGCATGGAGGCTCCGGAATTCCTTCGCGACGAGTGCATGGTGTTGCGAAGCGCCTTTGG AATACAGAAATTTTTGCTTCATCCAAGGCATAAGAATCAAGATGATGGAAAACACGCCTATGACAAGGATGAAACGTGTACCATGAAGGCAAGGAAAATTGTTAAACAGATTGAAATCGAAG TAAAAAAGATACGTGTTGTACCGCAAAGACCAAAGCTCCGCGCAACATCATCATTTAGAAACCTCTACATGCAAGCCGGCAGCGAGTATGTCAGACAGATTTCTAAAATACTGAAGAGCCAGGTTACTATGCTGACGTCCACGTCAGCTACATCTTTGCCCGAAG AAATGTTCACATGTACTCTAGAGTTGAAAAGCTCATGCAAAGGTCAACAAAGAGATTCCATTTCTCTGCAATATTTAAAGCCAGGGATTGGTGAATCTCAACTCTT TTATCTAGAGAACCAGGGGGACACTATTCTTGTTGAAGTACAGGACAACAATAGGGCTGTCATAGGCCGTGCAGAAATTCAAGTATCGTCATTCACTGATACCCAT gaggaagtgaCTAGATGGTGGCCTCTATACCTTGACGATCAAGAATGTGTAGGCAAAATTCAGCTTTGTATGAACTTGTCTGTGTCTTCCGACAGTTATGGATCTGAAAAG ATGCTACAAGGTGGTCTAGCTGTGGATACTATTATATATGACATGGTTCTGGAAGCAGCGATGAGAGCTCAAAATTTCAACAGCAAAATGTTGCACATAAGTGGTTCATGGAAATGGCTGTTGGATGAATTTTCTGATTACTATGGGGTATCAGACGCATATAGAAAATTGAG GTACCTGTCTTACATTATGAATGTGGCGACGCCAACAAAGGATTGCTTGGAATTGACATATGAACTGCTTCTCCCTGTCATGAAAGCACGGAATGATAGAACTCTAACGAGACAAGAG AGAAGTTTACTGCTCGACTGTGAAGATAGGATCAACGTTCTTCTCGCGATTGTGTTTGAAAATTATAAATCACTGGATGAGCACTCTATTACTGGCTTATCGGAACTATTTGGCCCTATATCAGATTGTGCTGCACCAGCTTTGGCACCTGCAGTTCAGATATTTAGTGTACTGCATGATATACTCTCGAGTGAAGCACAAAGCATACTTAGGAGCTATTTGCAG ACTGCTGCTGCAAAGAGGTGCAGGAGGCATATGATTGAGACAGACGAATTCATGTCGAGCAATAATGACAGCCTTCTCACTGATCCTATGACTATTTCTGCTGCATATCTCAAAATGAAGACACTATGCATTAACATAAGTCTTGAAATTCAAGCAGATATCAAGATTCACAATCAGAATATACTTCCAAG TTCGATAGATCTTCCGAACATAGCAGCATCCCTCTATAGTACAGAACTCTGCAAACGATTGAAGGGTTTTCTTTCTGCAAGTCCCCCATCAAGACCGCTACAACATGTTGCTGAACTGCTCATTGCAACTGCTGATTTTGAGAGAGATCTTGACTCCTGGCAATTGAG ACCTGTCCATGGGGGTGTACTTTCGAGAGAGTTGTTCCATGATTACATCATGGTGTGGGTTGAAGATACCCGGTTGCACTTGCTTGATTACTGCAAAGCTGAAAAG TTAGCATACCCTGCAGCATCAACAACTTCACCATTTGTCGAGCAAATATACGAGCAAATTAAAGAAAGCATAAATGAGTATGGAGTGGTTATCAACAGATGGCCTCAATATCTGATGAGTTTGGAGAGT GCTATTGCTGATGTCGAAAGAGAAGTTATGAAGGCATTGGAGAAGCAATATATGGAGACTCTAATGCCCTTAAGAGACGGCATACCAAAAATTCTTGAGAAGCATGTTCAAAGACTGACAAGAAGACAATCGATAGCTCCATATTCTGTGCCAAATCAg CTAGGAACATTCATGAATACAGTTAAAAGAATGCTAGATGTGTTACACTGCCGAATTGAGGATATTCTCAAATCATGGGCAGCATATCTAACCATAGCAAACGGGACCACGGTTTTTGGAGAGCAAATGAACTCCATCACAGTGATGTTGAGGAAGAAGTACAAGAAATACCTGCAAGCAATAGTGGAGAAGATTGTCAGTGAT ACACAAGCTAACCGTACAACGAGGCTAAAACGGATTCTTGAAGAAACAAAAGAGACTGAAGGTGAAAGCGAGATGCGTGAAAGGATGCAAGCTCTCCGTGCTCAGCTCTCTGATTACATGCACAACCTCCACGAGGTCTTTTCCAGCAGAATATTTGTTGCTATTTGCCGAGGTTTCTGGGATAGGCTGGGCCAG ATTGTGTTGAGATTTCTTGAGAGCAGAAAGGAGAATAGGATTTGGTACCGTGGATCCAGTTACGCTTTAGGG ATCCTGGACGACGTCTTCGCATCAGAGATGCAAAAGCTGTTAGGCAATGCTCTCCAGGACAAGGACCTGGATCCTCCGCAATCAGTGATCGACGCCCGGTCTATCCTCTGTTGA
- the LOC127307613 gene encoding uncharacterized protein isoform X1: protein MMFTEGLDESAISWIKQGAAAPPATARSPLAERQIPAAAPALYGNRGPCAAAALFSPKSLPPPVRTAHSGLLGRHSSALYSEDDDDEEEESVASWGLTDAYGGNFSDDRTATAEEDSDSSLFRRARDLYGVDDEVTSQLSRRGGGGLVRGHSKENLRVEVRAAAAAFAGKCSRALDTPVDYSAHEQYVDERRFQDFGPPSAPPIAQDGEDHRIFDAVADPRGGFERTGMSSMADILAQDVHELPTRSNVQEDGVQMPYIENNLLAQIPSFTTNVQSAWQSFVAYDACFRLCLNAWAKNCMEAPEFLRDECMVLRSAFGIQKFLLHPRHKNQDDGKHAYDKDETCTMKARKIVKQIEIEVKKIRVVPQRPKLRATSSFRNLYMQAGSEYVRQISKILKSQVTMLTSTSATSLPEEMFTCTLELKSSCKGQQRDSISLQYLKPGIGESQLFYLENQGDTILVEVQDNNRAVIGRAEIQVSSFTDTHQEEVTRWWPLYLDDQECVGKIQLCMNLSVSSDSYGSEKMLQGGLAVDTIIYDMVLEAAMRAQNFNSKMLHISGSWKWLLDEFSDYYGVSDAYRKLRYLSYIMNVATPTKDCLELTYELLLPVMKARNDRTLTRQERSLLLDCEDRINVLLAIVFENYKSLDEHSITGLSELFGPISDCAAPALAPAVQIFSVLHDILSSEAQSILRSYLQTAAAKRCRRHMIETDEFMSSNNDSLLTDPMTISAAYLKMKTLCINISLEIQADIKIHNQNILPSSIDLPNIAASLYSTELCKRLKGFLSASPPSRPLQHVAELLIATADFERDLDSWQLRPVHGGVLSRELFHDYIMVWVEDTRLHLLDYCKAEKLAYPAASTTSPFVEQIYEQIKESINEYGVVINRWPQYLMSLESAIADVEREVMKALEKQYMETLMPLRDGIPKILEKHVQRLTRRQSIAPYSVPNQLGTFMNTVKRMLDVLHCRIEDILKSWAAYLTIANGTTVFGEQMNSITVMLRKKYKKYLQAIVEKIVSDTQANRTTRLKRILEETKETEGESEMRERMQALRAQLSDYMHNLHEVFSSRIFVAICRGFWDRLGQIVLRFLESRKENRIWYRGSSYALGILDDVFASEMQKLLGNALQDKDLDPPQSVIDARSILC, encoded by the exons ATGATGTTCACGGAGGGCCTGGACGAGTCGGCGATCAGCTGGATCAAGCAAGGCGCGGCCGCTCCGCCAGCCACCGCGAGGTCCCCGCTCGCGGAGCGCCAGATCCCGGCCGCGGCGCCGGCGCTGTACGGCAACCGGGGcccgtgcgccgccgccgccctcttctCCCCCAAGAGCCTGCCGCCGCCGGTGCGGACCGCCCACTCGGGCCTCCTCGGCCGCCACTCCTCCGCGCTCTActccgaggacgacgacgacgaggaggaggagagcgTCGCGTCCTGGGGGCTCACCGACGCCTACGGCGGCAACTTCTCCGACGACCGCACCGCCACCGCCGAGGAGGACAGCGACTCCAGCCTGTTTAGGAGGGCCAGGGACCTCTACGGCGTCGACGACGAGGTCACGTCGCAGCTCAGCCGCAGGGGCGGGGGCGGGCTCGTGAGGGGCCACTCCAAGGAGAACCTCCGGGTCGAGgtgcgggccgccgccgccgcgtttgCCGGGAAATGCTCCCGTGCTCTGGATACCCCCGTCGACTACAGCGCCCAT GAACAGTACGTCGACGAGCGCAGGTTTCAGGATTTCGGGCCACCCAGTGCGCCCCCAATCGCACAAGATGGGGAGGACCATCGCATTTTCGACGCAGTTG CAGACCCGAGAGGAGGCTTTGAGAGAACTGGGATGTCATCGATGGCAGATATACTGGCTCAAGATGTTCATGAGCTTCCTACCAG ATCAAACGTTCAGGAGGATGGTGTTCAGATGCCGTACATCGAGAACAATTTGCTAGCTCAGATACCAAGCTTCACAACCAA TGTACAAAGCGCATGGCAATCGTTTGTTGCGTACGATGCGTGCTTCCGGCTTTGCCTGAATGCGTGGGCTAAAAACTGCATGGAGGCTCCGGAATTCCTTCGCGACGAGTGCATGGTGTTGCGAAGCGCCTTTGG AATACAGAAATTTTTGCTTCATCCAAGGCATAAGAATCAAGATGATGGAAAACACGCCTATGACAAGGATGAAACGTGTACCATGAAGGCAAGGAAAATTGTTAAACAGATTGAAATCGAAG TAAAAAAGATACGTGTTGTACCGCAAAGACCAAAGCTCCGCGCAACATCATCATTTAGAAACCTCTACATGCAAGCCGGCAGCGAGTATGTCAGACAGATTTCTAAAATACTGAAGAGCCAGGTTACTATGCTGACGTCCACGTCAGCTACATCTTTGCCCGAAG AAATGTTCACATGTACTCTAGAGTTGAAAAGCTCATGCAAAGGTCAACAAAGAGATTCCATTTCTCTGCAATATTTAAAGCCAGGGATTGGTGAATCTCAACTCTT TTATCTAGAGAACCAGGGGGACACTATTCTTGTTGAAGTACAGGACAACAATAGGGCTGTCATAGGCCGTGCAGAAATTCAAGTATCGTCATTCACTGATACCCAT caggaggaagtgaCTAGATGGTGGCCTCTATACCTTGACGATCAAGAATGTGTAGGCAAAATTCAGCTTTGTATGAACTTGTCTGTGTCTTCCGACAGTTATGGATCTGAAAAG ATGCTACAAGGTGGTCTAGCTGTGGATACTATTATATATGACATGGTTCTGGAAGCAGCGATGAGAGCTCAAAATTTCAACAGCAAAATGTTGCACATAAGTGGTTCATGGAAATGGCTGTTGGATGAATTTTCTGATTACTATGGGGTATCAGACGCATATAGAAAATTGAG GTACCTGTCTTACATTATGAATGTGGCGACGCCAACAAAGGATTGCTTGGAATTGACATATGAACTGCTTCTCCCTGTCATGAAAGCACGGAATGATAGAACTCTAACGAGACAAGAG AGAAGTTTACTGCTCGACTGTGAAGATAGGATCAACGTTCTTCTCGCGATTGTGTTTGAAAATTATAAATCACTGGATGAGCACTCTATTACTGGCTTATCGGAACTATTTGGCCCTATATCAGATTGTGCTGCACCAGCTTTGGCACCTGCAGTTCAGATATTTAGTGTACTGCATGATATACTCTCGAGTGAAGCACAAAGCATACTTAGGAGCTATTTGCAG ACTGCTGCTGCAAAGAGGTGCAGGAGGCATATGATTGAGACAGACGAATTCATGTCGAGCAATAATGACAGCCTTCTCACTGATCCTATGACTATTTCTGCTGCATATCTCAAAATGAAGACACTATGCATTAACATAAGTCTTGAAATTCAAGCAGATATCAAGATTCACAATCAGAATATACTTCCAAG TTCGATAGATCTTCCGAACATAGCAGCATCCCTCTATAGTACAGAACTCTGCAAACGATTGAAGGGTTTTCTTTCTGCAAGTCCCCCATCAAGACCGCTACAACATGTTGCTGAACTGCTCATTGCAACTGCTGATTTTGAGAGAGATCTTGACTCCTGGCAATTGAG ACCTGTCCATGGGGGTGTACTTTCGAGAGAGTTGTTCCATGATTACATCATGGTGTGGGTTGAAGATACCCGGTTGCACTTGCTTGATTACTGCAAAGCTGAAAAG TTAGCATACCCTGCAGCATCAACAACTTCACCATTTGTCGAGCAAATATACGAGCAAATTAAAGAAAGCATAAATGAGTATGGAGTGGTTATCAACAGATGGCCTCAATATCTGATGAGTTTGGAGAGT GCTATTGCTGATGTCGAAAGAGAAGTTATGAAGGCATTGGAGAAGCAATATATGGAGACTCTAATGCCCTTAAGAGACGGCATACCAAAAATTCTTGAGAAGCATGTTCAAAGACTGACAAGAAGACAATCGATAGCTCCATATTCTGTGCCAAATCAg CTAGGAACATTCATGAATACAGTTAAAAGAATGCTAGATGTGTTACACTGCCGAATTGAGGATATTCTCAAATCATGGGCAGCATATCTAACCATAGCAAACGGGACCACGGTTTTTGGAGAGCAAATGAACTCCATCACAGTGATGTTGAGGAAGAAGTACAAGAAATACCTGCAAGCAATAGTGGAGAAGATTGTCAGTGAT ACACAAGCTAACCGTACAACGAGGCTAAAACGGATTCTTGAAGAAACAAAAGAGACTGAAGGTGAAAGCGAGATGCGTGAAAGGATGCAAGCTCTCCGTGCTCAGCTCTCTGATTACATGCACAACCTCCACGAGGTCTTTTCCAGCAGAATATTTGTTGCTATTTGCCGAGGTTTCTGGGATAGGCTGGGCCAG ATTGTGTTGAGATTTCTTGAGAGCAGAAAGGAGAATAGGATTTGGTACCGTGGATCCAGTTACGCTTTAGGG ATCCTGGACGACGTCTTCGCATCAGAGATGCAAAAGCTGTTAGGCAATGCTCTCCAGGACAAGGACCTGGATCCTCCGCAATCAGTGATCGACGCCCGGTCTATCCTCTGTTGA